The Pantoea sp. At-9b genome includes a window with the following:
- the cspD gene encoding cold shock-like protein CspD yields METGTVKWFNNAKGFGFICPIGGGDDIFAHYSTIQMEGYRTLKAGQQVQFDVHEGPKGNHASLIVPVETSVPV; encoded by the coding sequence ATGGAGACGGGTACTGTTAAATGGTTCAATAACGCCAAAGGCTTCGGCTTTATCTGTCCGATTGGCGGCGGCGACGATATCTTCGCACACTACTCCACGATCCAGATGGAGGGATACAGAACGCTGAAAGCCGGCCAGCAGGTTCAGTTTGATGTCCATGAAGGGCCAAAAGGCAATCACGCCAGCCTGATTGTGCCAGTGGAGACATCGGTGCCGGTGTAA
- a CDS encoding lysine exporter LysO family protein, which produces MYTGLIIILLPLMLGWLLPRQSPRLLKIANRSLGYIVYLILFFMGISLAFLDNLGSNLLTIFHTALISMLCILACSLGALWLLEKRYPWQHNHRPQTLPSRWHMALESVKLCVTVAAGFLLGLTHATPLRHASTASEYALILMLFLVGIQLRGSGMTLRQIILNRRGLLVAAVSLVSALCGGALAATLLGLPLKTGLALASGFGWYSLSGILMTEAFGPVMGSAAFFNDLLRELFAIMLIPLLVMRHRCTALGLSGATSMDFTLPILQRAGGMEIVPAAIVHGFIMSLLAPILIALFSA; this is translated from the coding sequence ATGTACACCGGATTGATCATTATTCTGCTGCCACTGATGCTCGGTTGGTTGCTGCCACGGCAAAGTCCGCGCCTGCTGAAAATCGCCAATCGGTCGCTCGGCTACATTGTTTACCTGATCCTGTTTTTTATGGGCATCAGCCTGGCGTTTCTCGACAATCTCGGCAGCAATCTGCTGACCATCTTCCATACCGCCTTGATCAGCATGCTGTGCATCCTCGCCTGCTCGCTGGGTGCGCTGTGGCTGCTGGAGAAACGCTATCCGTGGCAGCATAACCATCGTCCACAGACGCTGCCGTCACGTTGGCATATGGCGCTGGAGTCAGTAAAACTGTGCGTCACCGTCGCCGCAGGATTTCTGCTGGGATTAACCCACGCCACGCCGCTACGTCATGCCAGCACCGCCAGCGAGTACGCCTTGATTCTGATGCTGTTTCTGGTGGGCATTCAGCTGCGTGGCAGCGGCATGACGTTGCGGCAGATCATTCTTAATCGCCGTGGTCTGTTGGTGGCGGCGGTATCGTTGGTCAGCGCGTTGTGTGGCGGCGCACTGGCCGCCACGTTGCTCGGCCTGCCGCTGAAAACCGGGCTGGCGCTGGCAAGCGGTTTCGGCTGGTATTCACTCTCCGGCATTCTGATGACCGAAGCGTTCGGCCCGGTGATGGGCAGCGCGGCATTCTTCAATGATCTGCTGCGTGAATTATTCGCCATCATGTTGATCCCGCTGCTGGTCATGCGTCATCGCTGCACTGCGTTGGGGCTGAGCGGTGCCACCTCGATGGATTTCACCTTACCGATCCTGCAACGTGCAGGCGGAATGGAGATTGTCCCGGCGGCTATTGTGCACGGTTTTATCATGAGCCTGCTGGCCCCGATTCTGATCGCCCTGTTCTCCGCCTGA
- a CDS encoding lipoprotein, translated as MRNNAFALVVPAALLLSACTTVEPVIKDNGPRMAACVEGGPDSVAQQFYDLRVSQPTQGLPDNALLAKYRPYLSDQLYQKLVQANGLSNKPGDWRNGDLFSSLAQGPTSAEVASASSIPNRDARNIPLRVDLTRGDKQWQDEVLMIREGSCWVVDDVRYVGNWPHPGGGSLNQLLEER; from the coding sequence ATGAGAAACAATGCTTTTGCGCTAGTTGTTCCCGCTGCTCTCCTGCTCAGTGCCTGTACCACCGTTGAGCCGGTAATTAAGGATAATGGCCCCCGTATGGCAGCCTGTGTCGAGGGTGGCCCGGATAGCGTGGCACAGCAATTCTACGACTTACGCGTCAGTCAACCGACCCAGGGTTTACCGGACAATGCGCTGCTGGCGAAATATCGCCCTTATCTGAGCGACCAGCTGTATCAAAAGCTGGTGCAGGCCAATGGGCTGAGCAATAAGCCTGGCGACTGGCGCAATGGCGATCTGTTCTCCAGCCTGGCACAAGGCCCCACTTCCGCCGAGGTCGCCAGCGCCTCCTCCATCCCCAATCGGGATGCCCGCAATATCCCGCTCCGTGTTGATTTGACGCGGGGCGATAAGCAGTGGCAGGACGAAGTGCTGATGATCCGCGAAGGCAGTTGCTGGGTGGTGGATGATGTGCGCTATGTGGGTAACTGGCCGCATCCGGGTGGCGGTTCGCTGAACCAGTTGCTGGAGGAGCGTTAA
- a CDS encoding N-acetylmuramoyl-L-alanine amidase: MLMRLTGGGMLLAMLILSGCQSAIEARPGYWVDTSHPAQGARPRIKVVVIHYTAEDLPSSLATLTDREVSAHYLIPAQPAQRSGNGVIWQLVPERELAWHAGPSFWRGATRINDTSVGIELVNSGYQRTLTGLRWQPFSPAQITVLEALVKDITQRYGIPPENVVGHSDIAPQRKQDPGPLFPWQQLAQQGLGAWPATATVQRYLGDQASDAPVDQAELLDALQRYGYDVTAATTPLMQRKVIAAFQMHFRPRDYRGLADAETLAIARALLAKYGAAQ, encoded by the coding sequence ATGTTGATGAGGCTGACAGGCGGCGGGATGCTGCTGGCGATGTTAATCCTGAGCGGTTGCCAGTCCGCGATTGAGGCACGCCCCGGCTATTGGGTTGATACTTCACACCCGGCACAGGGCGCACGGCCACGCATTAAAGTGGTGGTGATCCATTACACCGCCGAAGATCTCCCTTCCTCGCTGGCGACGCTGACCGATCGTGAGGTCAGCGCGCATTACCTGATCCCGGCACAGCCCGCACAACGCAGCGGCAACGGGGTAATCTGGCAACTGGTGCCAGAGCGTGAGCTGGCCTGGCACGCCGGGCCGAGTTTCTGGCGTGGTGCCACCCGTATCAACGACACCTCAGTGGGCATTGAACTGGTGAACAGCGGTTATCAACGTACCTTGACTGGGCTGCGCTGGCAGCCGTTCAGCCCGGCACAAATCACCGTGCTGGAAGCCTTAGTTAAAGACATCACCCAGCGCTACGGCATTCCGCCGGAAAATGTGGTGGGACACAGTGATATCGCCCCCCAGCGCAAACAGGATCCGGGGCCACTGTTCCCGTGGCAGCAATTGGCACAACAGGGGCTGGGTGCCTGGCCCGCTACGGCCACCGTGCAGCGTTACCTTGGCGATCAGGCCAGCGATGCTCCCGTTGATCAAGCTGAACTGCTGGATGCGCTGCAACGCTATGGTTATGACGTGACAGCCGCCACCACGCCGCTGATGCAGCGGAAGGTGATTGCGGCGTTTCAGATGCATTTCAGGCCACGGGATTACCGTGGCCTGGCCGATGCCGAGACGCTGGCGATTGCCCGTGCGTTGCTGGCGAAGTATGGTGCGGCGCAGTAA
- the clpA gene encoding ATP-dependent Clp protease ATP-binding subunit ClpA, translating into MLNQELELSLNMAFARAREHRHEFMTVEHLLLALLSNPSAREALEACTVDIVALRQELEAFIEQTTPVLPASEEERDTQPTLSFQRVLQRAVFHVQSSGRSEVSGANVLVAIFSEQESQAAYLLRKHEVSRLDVVNFISHGTRKDEPGQAQNNAENPVNEEQAGGEERMENFTTNLNQLARVGGIDPLIGREKELERAIQVLCRRRKNNPLLVGESGVGKTAIAEGLAWRIVQGDVPEVMKDCTIYSLDIGSLLAGTKYRGDFEKRFKALLKQLEQDNSSILFIDEIHTIIGAGAASGGQVDAANLIKPLLSSGKIRVMGSTTYQEFSNIFEKDRALARRFQKIDITEPSVEETVQILNGLKPKYEAHHDVRYTAKAVRAAVELAVKYINDRHLPDKAIDVIDEAGARARLVPASKRKKTVNVSDIETVVARIARIPEQSVSATDRDTLKNLGDRLKMLVFGQDNAIEALTEAIKMSRAGLGQERKPVGSFLFAGPTGVGKTEVTVQLAKALGIELLRFDMSEYMERHTVSRLIGAPPGYVGFDQGGLLTDAVIKHPHAVVLLDEIEKAHPDVFNLLLQVMDNGMLTDNNGRKADFRNVVLVMTTNAGVRETERKSIGLIQQDNSTDAMEEIKKIFTPEFRNRLDNIIWFRHLSTEVIHQVVDKFIVELQAQLDAKGVSLEVSDDARDWLAEKGYDKAMGARPMARTVQENLKKPLANELLFGSLVDGGSVSVALDKEKNQLTYHFLSAEKRKTEGTVH; encoded by the coding sequence ATGCTCAATCAAGAACTGGAACTCAGTTTAAACATGGCTTTCGCCAGAGCGCGTGAGCACCGTCATGAGTTTATGACCGTCGAGCATCTGTTGCTGGCTCTGCTCAGCAACCCGTCGGCCAGAGAGGCACTGGAAGCCTGTACGGTGGATATCGTGGCTCTGCGACAGGAACTCGAAGCCTTCATCGAACAAACCACACCGGTGTTGCCTGCCAGTGAAGAGGAGCGCGATACACAACCGACGCTCAGCTTCCAGCGCGTGCTGCAACGTGCGGTTTTCCATGTCCAGTCATCCGGGCGCAGTGAAGTGTCTGGCGCGAATGTGCTGGTCGCCATCTTCAGCGAGCAGGAGTCGCAAGCGGCTTATCTGCTGCGTAAACACGAAGTGAGCCGCCTCGATGTGGTGAACTTTATCTCCCACGGTACGCGTAAAGACGAGCCTGGCCAGGCGCAAAATAATGCGGAAAATCCGGTTAACGAAGAGCAAGCAGGCGGGGAGGAACGTATGGAAAACTTCACCACCAATCTCAATCAGCTTGCTCGAGTCGGTGGGATCGACCCGCTGATCGGCCGCGAGAAAGAGCTGGAACGTGCTATTCAGGTATTGTGCCGTCGCCGTAAAAACAACCCGCTGCTGGTGGGTGAGTCCGGGGTCGGTAAAACCGCGATTGCCGAAGGTCTTGCCTGGCGAATTGTGCAGGGCGATGTGCCAGAAGTGATGAAAGATTGCACTATCTACTCGCTGGACATTGGTTCGCTGTTGGCAGGCACCAAGTATCGTGGTGACTTTGAAAAACGTTTCAAAGCGCTGCTGAAGCAGTTGGAGCAGGACAACAGCAGCATTCTGTTCATCGATGAGATCCACACCATCATCGGTGCGGGTGCGGCATCGGGTGGGCAGGTGGATGCCGCGAACCTGATCAAGCCTTTGCTTTCCAGCGGTAAAATTCGCGTGATGGGTTCTACCACCTATCAGGAATTCAGTAACATTTTTGAGAAAGATCGGGCGCTGGCACGTCGTTTCCAGAAAATCGACATCACTGAACCGTCGGTTGAAGAAACGGTGCAGATCCTCAATGGCCTGAAACCGAAATACGAAGCGCACCACGATGTTCGCTACACCGCCAAAGCGGTTCGAGCGGCGGTGGAGCTGGCGGTGAAATACATCAACGATCGTCATTTGCCGGATAAGGCGATTGATGTGATCGATGAAGCCGGTGCGCGTGCGCGCCTGGTGCCCGCCAGCAAACGGAAAAAAACGGTCAATGTCTCCGATATTGAGACGGTGGTTGCGCGTATTGCGCGTATCCCGGAACAAAGTGTCTCGGCGACCGATCGTGATACGCTGAAAAACCTCGGCGATCGTCTGAAAATGCTGGTATTTGGTCAGGATAATGCCATCGAGGCGCTGACTGAAGCCATCAAGATGAGCCGTGCTGGTCTCGGCCAGGAACGTAAACCGGTCGGTTCCTTCCTGTTTGCCGGTCCTACCGGGGTCGGTAAAACCGAGGTGACGGTGCAGTTGGCGAAAGCGCTGGGTATTGAGTTGCTGCGTTTCGATATGTCGGAATATATGGAGCGTCATACCGTCAGCCGTCTGATTGGTGCACCTCCGGGCTATGTCGGCTTTGACCAGGGTGGCTTGCTCACCGATGCGGTGATCAAACATCCGCACGCCGTGGTGTTGCTGGATGAAATCGAGAAAGCGCATCCGGATGTGTTCAACCTGCTGTTGCAGGTGATGGATAACGGTATGTTGACGGATAACAACGGCCGTAAAGCCGATTTCCGCAACGTCGTGCTGGTGATGACCACCAACGCCGGGGTACGTGAGACCGAGCGTAAATCGATTGGCCTGATTCAGCAGGACAACAGCACTGACGCGATGGAAGAGATCAAAAAGATCTTTACGCCGGAGTTCCGTAACCGTCTCGACAACATTATCTGGTTCCGTCACCTGTCTACCGAGGTGATTCATCAGGTGGTGGATAAATTTATCGTCGAGCTTCAGGCGCAGTTGGATGCGAAAGGCGTGTCGCTGGAAGTCAGCGATGATGCACGTGACTGGCTGGCTGAGAAAGGTTACGACAAAGCGATGGGTGCACGTCCGATGGCGCGTACCGTGCAGGAAAACCTGAAAAAACCGCTCGCCAACGAACTGCTGTTTGGTTCACTGGTGGATGGTGGATCAGTGTCCGTTGCGCTGGATAAAGAGAAAAACCAGCTGACGTATCACTTCCTGAGTGCGGAAAAACGCAAAACCGAAGGCACGGTGCATTAA
- the artP gene encoding arginine ABC transporter ATP-binding protein ArtP, translating to MSIQLTGINCFYGAHQALFDINLACPQGETLVLLGPSGAGKSSLLRVLNLLEQPRSGSLQIAGNHFDFSKTPSDSAIRELRQNVGMVFQQYNLWPHLTVLQNLIEAPCRVLGLSKDQARARAEKLLDRLRLTPYAERFPLHLSGGQQQRVAIARALMMEPQVLLFDEPTAALDPEITAQIVSIINELAQTQITQVIVTHEVEVARKTASRVVYMENGHIVEQGDASHFTQPQTEAFAHYLSH from the coding sequence ATGAGTATTCAACTAACCGGCATTAACTGTTTTTACGGTGCCCACCAGGCGCTGTTCGATATCAACCTGGCCTGCCCACAGGGCGAGACGCTGGTGTTGCTCGGTCCGAGCGGCGCGGGGAAAAGTTCGCTCCTGCGCGTGCTCAATCTGCTGGAGCAACCGCGTTCTGGCAGTTTGCAGATCGCTGGCAATCATTTCGACTTCAGCAAAACACCGTCTGACAGCGCGATCCGTGAATTGCGTCAAAACGTGGGGATGGTGTTCCAGCAATACAACCTGTGGCCGCATCTGACGGTACTGCAAAACCTGATCGAAGCCCCCTGCCGTGTGCTGGGTTTAAGCAAAGATCAGGCCCGTGCCCGTGCCGAAAAATTGCTGGATCGTCTGCGTCTGACCCCTTATGCCGAACGTTTCCCGCTGCATCTCTCCGGTGGTCAGCAACAGCGTGTGGCGATTGCCCGTGCGCTGATGATGGAACCGCAGGTGTTGTTATTCGACGAACCGACCGCCGCGCTCGATCCGGAAATTACCGCGCAGATTGTCAGTATTATCAATGAACTGGCGCAGACGCAGATTACCCAGGTGATCGTTACCCATGAAGTGGAAGTCGCACGCAAGACCGCCAGCCGGGTGGTGTACATGGAAAACGGTCACATTGTGGAACAGGGCGACGCCAGCCACTTTACACAGCCGCAAACCGAGGCGTTTGCTCACTATCTTTCGCACTAA
- the infA gene encoding translation initiation factor IF-1 — protein sequence MAKEDNIEMQGTVLDTLPNTMFRVELENGHVVTAHISGKMRKNYIRILTGDKVTVELTPYDLSKGRIVFRSR from the coding sequence ATGGCCAAAGAAGACAATATTGAAATGCAAGGTACCGTACTGGATACGTTACCTAACACCATGTTCCGCGTAGAACTTGAAAACGGGCACGTGGTTACCGCTCATATCTCCGGTAAAATGCGCAAAAACTACATCCGCATCCTGACGGGCGACAAAGTGACTGTCGAGTTGACCCCGTACGACCTGAGCAAAGGCCGCATTGTCTTCCGTAGTCGCTGA
- a CDS encoding ATP-dependent endonuclease, producing MILEHIDIHGFRGINRLALPLTATNLLIGENAWGKSSLLDALTLLLAPATESYLFTEHDFHFPPGELEARTHQLQLVFRFRAESHDDEPVLQPFWQHDNDGRYLCFSARGKRQEQQVKTTHRFIDARGDVLPLAGTAQALAHIRTFYPVLRVRDARFSRRARQGENDPALRASTLSELALEVDKLTRDLVSRPQMLSDELLRQGLHTMQQLLEHYFLVQHPGGSMARVAPEVRHGGEGWRSLDKLNQLIAGTESRSRQVILLRMFSLLIQAHGNAALPVGARPMLLVEDPETRLHPIMLAVAWNLLDLMPVQKIATTNSGELLSQVPLESVCRLVREPTRVAAWRIGPEGLSAEESRRIGFHIRVNRPSALFARCWLLVEGETEVWIINELARQRGYHFAAEGVKVIEFAQSGLKPLLKFARRMGIAWHVLTDGDDAGKKYAATTRSQLLPHEHDVDHLTMLPALDIENFFYKHGFSDVYHQTAHLPLNVPMNARRIITKAIHHSSKPELAIAVALAAAERGPESIPPLLDALFSRVMWLAHGKAD from the coding sequence ATGATTCTGGAACATATCGATATTCATGGTTTTCGCGGCATTAACCGGCTGGCCTTACCCTTGACCGCGACCAATCTGTTGATTGGTGAAAATGCCTGGGGGAAATCGAGTCTGCTTGATGCGTTAACGCTGTTGCTGGCTCCCGCGACGGAATCCTATCTGTTTACCGAACATGACTTCCACTTCCCGCCGGGTGAGCTTGAGGCCCGCACCCATCAGTTGCAGCTGGTGTTTCGCTTTCGTGCCGAGAGCCACGATGATGAACCGGTGCTACAGCCGTTCTGGCAGCATGATAATGACGGACGCTATCTCTGTTTCAGCGCACGCGGTAAACGTCAGGAACAACAGGTGAAAACCACTCATCGGTTTATTGATGCGCGTGGCGATGTGTTGCCGCTGGCAGGTACTGCGCAGGCGTTGGCCCATATCAGAACCTTCTACCCGGTGTTGCGCGTGCGTGATGCCCGCTTTAGTCGTCGAGCGCGCCAGGGGGAGAACGACCCGGCACTGCGTGCCAGTACCCTCAGCGAGCTGGCGCTGGAGGTCGATAAGCTGACGCGCGATCTGGTGTCACGACCACAAATGCTGAGCGACGAACTGCTGCGGCAGGGGCTGCATACCATGCAGCAACTGCTGGAGCATTATTTTCTGGTGCAGCACCCGGGGGGGAGCATGGCGCGCGTGGCACCGGAAGTGCGTCACGGCGGCGAAGGCTGGCGTTCACTCGATAAACTCAACCAGCTGATCGCCGGGACAGAATCACGTAGTCGTCAGGTGATTCTGCTACGCATGTTCTCGTTGTTGATTCAGGCGCACGGCAACGCCGCGTTGCCGGTCGGTGCGCGTCCGATGTTGCTGGTTGAGGACCCGGAAACACGTCTGCATCCGATTATGCTGGCGGTGGCGTGGAACTTGCTGGATCTGATGCCGGTGCAAAAAATTGCCACCACCAATTCGGGTGAACTGTTGTCGCAGGTGCCGCTGGAAAGTGTTTGTCGTCTGGTACGTGAACCGACACGCGTGGCGGCCTGGCGCATTGGCCCGGAAGGGCTGAGTGCAGAGGAGAGTCGGCGCATTGGTTTCCACATTCGCGTTAATCGTCCGTCGGCCCTGTTTGCACGTTGCTGGTTGTTGGTGGAGGGAGAGACGGAGGTGTGGATCATCAATGAACTGGCGCGTCAGCGCGGCTACCACTTCGCGGCTGAAGGGGTGAAGGTGATTGAATTTGCCCAGTCCGGCCTGAAACCGTTGTTGAAATTTGCCCGCCGTATGGGGATCGCCTGGCACGTGCTGACCGATGGCGATGATGCCGGGAAAAAATATGCGGCGACCACCCGCAGCCAGTTACTCCCACACGAGCATGATGTCGATCACCTGACGATGTTGCCGGCACTGGATATCGAGAACTTCTTTTACAAGCATGGGTTTAGTGACGTTTATCATCAGACAGCGCACCTGCCGTTAAACGTGCCGATGAACGCCCGGCGTATTATCACCAAAGCGATACATCACAGTTCCAAACCGGAACTGGCGATTGCGGTAGCGCTGGCAGCGGCTGAGCGTGGGCCTGAGTCGATTCCGCCTTTGCTGGATGCGTTATTTTCACGCGTGATGTGGCTGGCACATGGCAAGGCGGATTGA
- the poxB gene encoding ubiquinone-dependent pyruvate dehydrogenase: MKQTVAALLAKTLENAGVKRIWGVTGDSLNGLNDSLNRMGTIQWMPTRHEEVAAFAAGAEAQITGQLAVCAGSCGPGNLHLINGLFDCHRNHVPVLAIAAHIPSSEIGSGYFQETHPQELFRECSHYCELVSNPEQLPQVLGIAMRKAILNRGVSVVVLPGDVALKPAPEGARADWYPPQLPQVVPSASEIARLALTLNGAKNITLMCGSGCAGAHAEVVKLAETLKAPVVHAMRGKEHIEYDNPYDVGMTGLIGFSSGFQAMMNADTLVLLGTQFPYRPFYPAEATIIQIDINPASLGAHSHVDMALVGDIKATLAALQPQLTSKSDRQHLDHALEHYADARKGLDELATANDKQAIHPQYLAQQISHFAAEDAIFTCDVGTPTVWAARYLKMNGQRRLLGSFNHGSMANAMPQALGAQAINRDRQVVALCGDGGFSMLMGDFISVAQLKLPVKLVIFNNSVLGFVAMEMKAGGYLTDGTELENPDFAAIATACGIKGIRVEKASALDSALEEAFAHDGPVLLDVITAKEELAIPPQIKLEQAKGFSLYMLRAILNGRGDEVVELAKTNWLR, translated from the coding sequence ATGAAGCAAACTGTTGCAGCGCTGCTGGCAAAAACGCTGGAAAACGCCGGTGTGAAACGCATCTGGGGCGTGACCGGCGATTCCCTGAATGGGCTAAACGACAGCCTTAACCGCATGGGTACCATCCAGTGGATGCCAACCCGCCACGAGGAAGTCGCCGCTTTTGCCGCGGGTGCTGAAGCACAGATCACCGGGCAGCTGGCGGTATGCGCCGGTTCCTGCGGGCCGGGTAACCTTCACCTGATCAACGGCCTGTTTGACTGCCACCGCAATCACGTACCGGTGTTAGCGATTGCCGCCCATATTCCCTCCAGTGAAATCGGCAGCGGTTATTTCCAGGAAACCCATCCGCAGGAATTATTCCGCGAATGCAGCCACTATTGCGAATTGGTGTCCAACCCCGAGCAACTGCCGCAGGTACTGGGGATCGCGATGCGCAAAGCCATTCTCAACCGTGGCGTTTCGGTGGTGGTTTTGCCCGGCGATGTGGCGCTGAAGCCCGCACCGGAAGGCGCGCGCGCCGATTGGTATCCGCCGCAATTGCCGCAGGTGGTGCCGTCAGCCAGTGAAATCGCCCGGCTGGCGTTAACCTTGAATGGCGCTAAAAATATCACCCTGATGTGCGGCAGCGGCTGTGCCGGGGCGCATGCTGAAGTTGTCAAATTGGCTGAGACGCTCAAAGCCCCGGTGGTGCACGCCATGCGCGGCAAAGAACATATCGAGTATGACAACCCTTATGACGTAGGAATGACCGGCCTGATTGGCTTCTCATCCGGCTTTCAGGCGATGATGAACGCCGACACCCTGGTGCTGCTTGGCACGCAATTCCCCTACCGTCCCTTCTATCCGGCAGAAGCCACCATCATTCAGATCGATATCAACCCCGCCAGCCTGGGCGCGCACAGCCACGTGGATATGGCGTTAGTGGGCGATATCAAAGCCACCCTGGCGGCGTTGCAGCCACAGCTCACCAGCAAAAGCGATCGCCAACACCTTGACCACGCGTTGGAACACTATGCCGATGCGCGTAAAGGGTTAGATGAGTTGGCAACGGCCAATGACAAGCAGGCCATTCATCCGCAGTATCTGGCGCAGCAAATCAGTCATTTTGCCGCTGAGGATGCCATCTTCACCTGTGATGTTGGCACCCCGACCGTATGGGCCGCACGCTACCTGAAAATGAACGGCCAACGGCGACTGCTCGGTTCCTTTAATCACGGTTCGATGGCTAACGCCATGCCACAGGCATTAGGCGCACAGGCGATCAACCGTGACCGTCAGGTGGTGGCGTTGTGTGGCGATGGCGGATTCAGCATGCTGATGGGCGATTTTATTTCCGTGGCGCAACTGAAGCTGCCGGTGAAGCTGGTGATCTTCAACAACAGCGTGCTGGGATTTGTGGCGATGGAGATGAAGGCTGGCGGCTACCTCACCGATGGCACCGAGCTGGAAAACCCCGATTTCGCCGCCATCGCCACCGCCTGCGGCATCAAAGGGATTCGGGTGGAGAAAGCCTCGGCGCTGGACAGCGCGCTGGAGGAAGCCTTCGCCCATGATGGCCCGGTACTGCTGGATGTGATCACCGCCAAAGAAGAGTTGGCAATCCCGCCACAGATCAAACTGGAACAGGCCAAAGGTTTCAGTCTGTATATGCTGCGGGCGATTCTGAATGGTCGTGGCGATGAAGTCGTGGAACTGGCGAAAACCAACTGGCTGAGGTAA
- the clpS gene encoding ATP-dependent Clp protease adapter ClpS, whose amino-acid sequence MANTNDWLNFEHLAEDKVREGLKPPSMYKVILNNDDYTPMEFVIDVLQKFFSYDVERATQLMLKVHYQGKAICGVFTAEVAETKVAQVNIYARENEHPLLCTLEKA is encoded by the coding sequence ATGGCAAACACAAACGACTGGCTTAACTTTGAACATCTGGCCGAAGACAAAGTACGCGAAGGGTTAAAGCCGCCTTCAATGTATAAAGTCATTCTGAATAATGACGATTATACACCTATGGAATTTGTTATTGACGTTCTGCAAAAGTTCTTTTCTTATGATGTTGAACGTGCAACGCAGCTGATGTTGAAAGTTCACTACCAGGGAAAGGCAATCTGTGGTGTATTTACTGCAGAAGTGGCGGAAACCAAAGTTGCCCAAGTGAACATTTACGCACGAGAAAATGAACATCCGTTGCTGTGTACGCTGGAAAAAGCCTGA
- the ltaE gene encoding low-specificity L-threonine aldolase, which translates to MIDLRSDTVTRPSSAMLDAMMAAETGDDVYRDDPTVNALEAEAARLSGKEAALFFPTGTQANLVALLSHCQRGEEYIVGQQAHNYKYEAGGAAVLGSIQPQPILAAEDGTLPLADVAAAIKPDDIHFARTRLLSLENTHHGKVLPLSYLAEAYQFTRQHQLALHIDGARIFNAVVAQNTTLEGIARYCDTLTICLSKGLGTPVGSLLCGDAAYIERARRWRKMTGGGMRQAGILAAAGLYALQHHVARLQDDHDNAAWLGEQLQALGVTVVSQQTNMLFVQVPPQQVEGLKAWLQARDVLISVGPVTRIVTHLDVSRDDLAQLVAHWQAFLQQA; encoded by the coding sequence GTGATCGATTTACGCAGTGATACCGTAACCCGCCCAAGTTCCGCCATGCTCGATGCCATGATGGCTGCCGAAACCGGCGATGATGTTTACCGTGACGATCCCACCGTCAATGCGCTGGAAGCTGAAGCCGCCCGACTGAGCGGAAAAGAAGCGGCGTTATTTTTCCCTACCGGTACACAGGCGAACCTGGTGGCGCTGCTGAGCCACTGCCAGCGCGGCGAAGAGTATATCGTCGGGCAACAGGCGCATAACTACAAATACGAAGCCGGTGGTGCTGCGGTACTGGGCAGCATTCAGCCACAACCCATTCTGGCGGCTGAAGACGGTACGCTGCCGCTGGCTGATGTCGCCGCCGCCATTAAGCCAGACGATATCCATTTTGCCCGCACCCGTTTACTCAGCCTGGAAAACACCCATCACGGCAAAGTGTTGCCACTGAGTTATCTGGCCGAGGCCTATCAGTTTACGCGTCAACATCAGTTGGCATTGCATATTGATGGCGCGCGTATCTTTAATGCCGTGGTGGCGCAAAATACCACGCTGGAAGGGATTGCCCGTTACTGCGACACCCTGACTATCTGCCTGTCTAAAGGCTTAGGCACGCCGGTGGGGTCGTTATTGTGTGGTGATGCCGCGTATATCGAACGCGCGCGTCGCTGGCGCAAAATGACCGGCGGCGGCATGCGCCAGGCCGGGATTCTGGCGGCGGCGGGACTGTATGCGTTGCAACACCATGTGGCGCGCTTGCAGGACGATCACGACAACGCCGCCTGGCTGGGCGAGCAGTTACAGGCGTTGGGGGTGACCGTGGTCAGCCAGCAGACCAATATGTTGTTTGTGCAGGTTCCGCCGCAACAGGTTGAAGGGTTAAAAGCCTGGCTTCAGGCGCGTGATGTGCTGATTAGCGTTGGCCCGGTGACGCGCATCGTGACCCATCTGGATGTCAGCCGCGACGATCTCGCCCAACTGGTTGCACACTGGCAGGCCTTCCTGCAACAGGCTTAA